AAGCAGACTAAACGGCGATTACGGCGATAAGCGTTATCTTCCTGAACCGCAACATCTATATTCAGTTCATTGGTAAGACTCAGGCAGGCTTCACGCATCGCTTGGGCATCAAACATCTGACCACTCAGGCCAAACTGCACACAGGCACGACGCGGTGCCGTCGAATCCTGATCACGTGCCAAACGGCCGGATAATCGGGTTACGGTTTCAATATTGAAGCCCTGGTTAGACACGATTTTGGTTACGGCTTGTAAATGTTCGGCAGTCAGTTCTGGCGCAAGTGCTGTCACGATATAGCGCGTACGTCCGCCTTCACTGACCCATTGATCGTATTCTGTGCTTGAGATCGGTTTAAAGCGCACTGTTAAGCCAATATCATGTGCTAAAATCAAAATTTCTTTCATTGCTAGCGCTGTAGCGGTCTGATCGTCCGAAGCCACCACGATGCCCAAGGTGAGCTGGTTATGGATCACCGCTTGGCCAACGTCTAGAATTTGTAAGGAATGGGCGGACAACACCTGCATTAATCGAGTAAACTGATTAGGTTGGTCGGGTCCTAAAAAAGATATAAGAATGATTTCTCGCATGAATTGACTCGGGTCTGAGCTACAACTATTGTAAGAATCATAATCCAAATTGAATATAATTGCCTTGGAAGTTTACGTTGAATGCGCCTAGACAAGGGCTATTTGCTAGCCTACTGATTGTAAGTTTTGCATTGCATACCTTTTTATTGGTGATTGCTAACACGCATCAGTCCAATGAAAACCGTGCGAGTCAGGGTCAGCTCATGACCACACAACTGGTTACGGACAGTCTGTCAGAACTCGAACCTGCCAATACGGTTTCACTGGCGCTGTTGGCCAATCGTTATGCGACCAACCCTTCAGTCGCTTCGATTCGCATTTTAAATGCACAAGGTCAGGTCTTGGCGACTTCGGGTATGGCTAAAACCCGTAATGGCGAAACTTTTGTACGTGAAGCCCTGCAAAATGAAAAGAAAGTAGGCCGTATTGAAATCACACTCATCCAGCCAAGTATTGGAGAAATCCTGCGTACTCAATGGATTGCGATTCTCGTTTCTTTCCTGATTCACGGTCTGTTATGGCTGGCCTATCGTCTGATTGCCCGCCCAAGCCGTAGCGAATATCTAGCACGCATCAACAATGAAGCCCGCCTTAAGCATGAAATCCAGCAACTGACCCAAGCCCTGGAACAAGAAAAATACCACGCCACTGTGCAAATCAGCCAAGTACAGGCTGTCTCCAAGAAACCGCTAGAATCTCAGCCTTCGGCCAAACCCGCAGCAGAACTGAGCAACGAGCATTTGGCACTGAATATCCAGTTCTATGATCCTAAGCAGTTACTCGAATCGGTGAGTCAATCAATTTCTGAACCGTATTTTAATCTGTGCCAGATTTTCCTAAACAAAAGTATTGAACTTTCGGCACAACATTATCATCTGAATTCTCAGGATTTTCAGATCGTCAACGCCTTTAGTTCAAACGGTGCGAATGTCACTGTAAATGCAACACAGCCACAGGCAACTGAATGTCTGGTCATGATCGGGGCCTTGTTCCAGCTTCTGGCTGAGGTACTGTATAAACGCTACCGTGAAGAAAAACGTTTTGTGTTACAAACCCGCTGTGCGATCGCAACCGCTGTAGAGTCCATGCAACTGGATGCAGTACAAGCGGCAGAGCGTTTAACGGGACATTTGGTTGCTAAAGAAAGTGCACTCTACCTGACTAATGCACAATTAAAAGAAATCAGTGAATGTTACCAGCTGGTGGCAATGCCAAATCCAACCAATGTACTCACACGTCATGCCTTCATGATCAATGGGATGAATAACGAGTGTGCCGAGCATGTACAGCACTTACGTACCGAAATTTTAAAAGGTAAGAAACAGGCACTGGAACAAAACAGTTTACTTTCAGCCAGCTAATCCCCTGTTTTTTTTTAAAAAATTACCCGTACATGCAATGACTGATCACGGGTAATTTTTTAGCTCTCCGCTACTCAAGGGATACCTTTCAGGCATAAATTTCGCAGAAATTCTGCTAAACAGTTGCGCAATTCCTCAACAAAAACAGTTCATTTCTAACGCCCTCCCCCTTTGCAAAGCACCGCACAGCTAGGTATAACATGCATAGGCTAAGGATGTGATAAGCATAGGCAAATATCGTGAAAACGCGGTAGACTATGCCACAGTAAATGCAATAGAGATTGCTTAGACAGCAAAGAAGGTGAAGCTTGATGTCGCTCAATACAGTTGAAGAGCTGGTCGCAGATATCCGCGCAGGCAAAATGGTCATCCTGATGGATGATGAAGACCGCGAAAATGAAGGGGATCTGGTCATCGCCGCAACCCACGTGCGCCCGGAAGACATCAATTTCATGATCACGCATGCCCGTGGTCTGGTCTGCCTAACCTTAAGCAAAGAGCGTTGCCAGCAACTTAACCTGCCACTGATGGTTGACCAGAATGGCGCGCAGCATGGCACCAACTTTACCCTGTCCATTGAAGCTGCCGATGGCATTACTACTGGTATTTCAGCTGCTGAACGTGCGCATACCATCCGCACTGCAGTGGCTGCACATGCCAAACCGGCCGATATTGTGCAGCCGGGACATATTTTCCCATTGATGGCGCAACCGGGTGGTGTATTACACCGTGCCGGTCATACCGAAGCCGGCTGTGATTTATCGCGTTTGGCGGGTCTGGAACCTGCATCCGTGATCTGTGAAATCATCAAGGAAGACGGCAGCATGGCGCGCCGTCCGGATCTGGAAATTTTTGCAGAAAAACATGGGCTGAAAATCGGGACAATTGCTGATCTCATCCATTACCGCATGACCAATGAACAAACGGTCGAACATCTAGACAGCCAAAGCATCGACACTGAGTACGGTACGTTCCAGTTACACCGTTACCGTGAACTGGGCAATCCGGATATTCATATCGCTCTGGTTAAAGGTGACCCAAGCCAAGGCACCACCACTGTACGCGTACATGGTTTTAACCCGACACGCGACTTGCTGAAACTGAACAAAGCAGATGGCCAACCGGCGTGGAATCTAGATCGTGCCTTGAGCACCATCGCGCAAAGTGAACGTGGTGTTCTGGTCTGGATTGGCCAAAACCAGTTACCAGATCTGGGGCCGGCACTAGAAGCCTTAACCAAACCAAAACATGTCAAATCCAATGCAGCCTTGTCCCAGCAATACCAGACCATTGGTGTCGGGGCACAAATCCTGCGTGATCTGGGCGTAGAAAAAATGCGTCTGCTCAGTTCACCACTGCGCTTTAATGCACTGTCTGGTTTTAATCTGGAAGTGGTGGAATATGTCACTCCAGAGCAAACTATCTAACTCACATTGAATCAATAGAGGTTACTTATGGCAATTCGCCGTATTGAAGGTTTATTACATCTCGCGAGCGAAGGCCGTTACGCGATCTTGGTGGGCCGTTTTAACAGTTTCGTGGTGGAACACCTGCTTGACGGTGCAATTGATACGTTAAAACGTCATGGTGTGGCTGAAGAAAACATTACCGTGATCCATGCACCGGGTGCATGGGAACTACCGGTTGTGGCGAAGAAACTTGCTGCATCAAATGGTTTTGATGCAATTATTGCCCTTGGTGCCGTGATTCGTGGCAGCACACCGCACTTTGACTTTGTAGCAGGTGAATGTGCCAAAGGCCTAGGTGTCGTAGGCTTAGACACTGGTCTGCCAGTGATCAATGGCGTATTGACCACTGATAGCATTGAACAGGCGATTGAACGTTCAGGCACAAAAGCGGGCAACAAAGGCAGTGAAGCTGCATTGACTGCAATCGAAATGGTTAACTTGTTAAAGGCGATTTAAAGCATGTCGCAAACACTCCAAGCAACTTATGCAGCGAAACGCAAAGCACGCCGTTTTGCTGTACAAGGGATTTACGAATGGCAAATGAGCCACAACCCGGTGCATGAAATTGAAGCACGTACCCGTGTCGAAAATGCCATGCATAAAGTGGACCTCGGCTATTACCATGAATTGCTGACTCAGGTCGTGGCTGATCATGCAGCATTAGATGCCCTGCTGATTCCGGTCCTGGATCGTGAACTTAGTGCACTTGATGGTGTCGAACTCGCGACCCTGCGTTTAGGTGCTTACGAATTACGTAATCACCTGGAAATTCCTTACCGCGTAGTACTCGATGAAGCCATTGAGCTGGCAAAACACTTCGGTGGCGCAGACAGCCATAAATACATCAATGGTGTATTAGACCGTTTAGCCAACAGCTTGCGTGCTGCTGAAAAACAGCAAACTGCTAAATAATGAGCAGCCATGGCTGAGTTTTCCGTTATTGATCAATACTTTCATCGGCCGGCGTCTACGTCGGTCGATTTAGGTGTGGGTGATGATTCAGCCGTACTAACCCCACCTGTGGGCCAGCAGCTGGTCATCTGTACTGATACGCTGGTGGCGGGACGCCATTTTCCGCTCGACACCGCAGCCCATGCCATTGGCTGGAAAAGTGTGGCGGTCAATCTCTCTGATCTTGCTGCGATGGGTGCAACTCCACATAGTATTCTGCTGGCTTTGAGCCTCCCGACTGTGAACCATGACTGGTTAGCTGGATTTAGTCAGGGACTATTTGATTGCTGCAATCAATTTGGCGTGAGTTTAATTGGTGGTGATACCACACAAAGCCCGCAGCTCACGATCAGTGTCACGGCACTGGGTTGGGTAGAACACGGTAAAGCAGTGACTCGCAGCGGTGCACAGGTGGGTGATTATGTCGTGGTGAGTGGTCAAATCGGTGATGCCGCTTTTGGCTTGCAGCATTTAGCGCATCCGTTACGTAACCGTCTGGATTATCCAACGCCACGTTGCCAGCTCGGGCAGCAACTGAAAGGTTTGGCTTCCAGTATGATTGATATCTCGGACGGCTTGGCCCAAGATTTGGGACATATTTTAACAGCGTCCGGTGTCGGGGCTCGGCTGGAACTCAGCCAACTGCCGAGAAATCCCGCATTCAGTGAGTTAGCACTCGAACAACAATATCAATACATATTGGCGGGTGGTGATGACTATGAGTTATGTTTTACAATCAGCGCGCAAAATTATCAAAAACTTGTGCAACAAGAACTCAATGTCATGACAACAATTATCGGCACCATTACACAAGAGTCCGGCCTTACATTTACGCAAGATGGCAAAGATCATCAGTTGCATTATCAAGGGTATCAACACTTTGCCTAAGTCCCCCATCGCCTTTCAACATATGTCTTGGCTCAACCGCTGTATCGTCTTTTGTGGCGTGGGTTTCGGTTCGGGACTGGTACCGAAAGCACCCGGCACCTTCGGTTCTGCCTTTGCGCTGCTGTTTATTCCGGGTTGGCTGGCAGTCGGCTTTATCCCAAGCTTGATCATCATGCTTCTGATGTCCGTAATTGGCATTTATATTTGTGGTCAAACCGCCAAAGTCATGGGTGTTCATGATGATGGTCGTATTGTCTGGGATGAGTTTGCCGGGCAATCTATCAGCTTTCTCCCGCTAATTTATCTGGGACAAATCAACTTTTGGTGGCTAATTGCAGGTTTCGCCTTGTTCCGCCTGTTTGACATCTGGAAACCTTGGCCAATCTGGATGATTGACCGCCAGGTTGCCGGTGGTTTGGGCATTATGCTGGATGATATTATTGCCGGCATTTGGGCAGCGCTGTGTATTGGCGTTTTATTGTATCTATATTTCTCGATGGCTTAGCCAGTTTCATTAGGGTCACACATGTCTACTACCGTCATTATTCTTGCTGCAGGTAAAGGAACACGGATGCGTTCCCATTTACCGAAAGTCTTACAGCCTTTGGCAGGACGTCCTTTACTCGGTCATGTCATTGCTACGGCAAAACAATTGCAAGCTGACAACATTATTACCATTTATGGTCATGGTGGTGAGCAGGTACAACAGGCCTTTGCTGGCGAACAGATCCTTTGGGTAGAACAGGCTGAACAGCTGGGTACCGGGCACGCGGTACAAATGACGCTCCCGGTCCTACCGCAAGACGGCATTTCTCTAATTTTGTACGGTGACGTGCCATTGGTACGTGAGCAAACCCTGCAACAGTTGATTGAAGCCTCACAGCAAACTGGCATTGGCATGATCACCCTCGATGTCGCCAACCCAACCGGTTATGGTCGCATTGTGCGCAAGCATGGCAAAATCCAGGCGATCGTTGAGCATAAAGATGCAACAACAGAACAGCGCCAGATTAAAGAAATCAATACCGGGATTTATTGTGTGAGCAATGCCCATTTACATCAATGGTTGCCGCAACTCTCCAACAACAATGCACAAGGTGAATACTATCTGACCGATATCGTGGCCATGGCCGTTGCTGATGGGCTCGAAATTGCATCGATTCAACCGGAACTCGCCTTTGAGGTGGAAGGGGTCAATGACCGAGTACAACTCGCAGCGCTTGAACGTGAATTCCAGCAGCAGCAAGCGCTTGATTTGATGCGTCAGGGTGTTCATCTCATGGATCCGGCACGTTTTGACTTACGTGGCACACTCCGTGTGGGTAAAGATGTGCGGATTGATATCAATGTCATCATCGAAGGCGACTGCGAACTCGGTGATTTTGTTGAGATTGGCCCGGGGTGCATCCTGAAAAATACTAAAATTGCGGCGCATAGCAAAGTTCAGGCCTATAGTGTCTTTGAAAATGCGGTTGTGGGCAGCGAAGCACAGATCGGGCCGTTTGCACGTCTGCGTCCAGGTGCACAACTGGCCGATGAAGTACATATTGGCAACTTTGTTGAAGTGAAAAATACCAAGATCGGTCACGGCTCCAAAGCCAATCACTTTACCTATCTCGGTGATGCCGAAGTCGGCTCAGGTTCCAATATCGGTGCCGGTACCATTACCTGTAATTATGATGGTGCCAACAAACACAAAACTATTATTGGCGATGCTGCGTTTATTGGCTCTAACAGCTCACTCGTAGCCCCGGTCAAAATTGGTCATGGTGCTACCGTCGGTGCCGGTTCAGTCATTACCCGAGATGTTGAAGATCATAGTCTGGCCTTTGAACGTTCAGCGCAACAAAGCAAAGCAAACTATCAACGTCCGCAAAAAACCAAAAAATAAGAGGATCTCTGTATGTGTGGTATTGTCGGTGGCATCGCTGAACGTAATATTAGCAATATCTTGATTGAAGGCCTAAAACGTCTGGAATACCGTGGTTACGATTCTGCCGGTATGGCCGTGATCAATCAGGGTCAGGTGTTGCGTGAACGCCGCGTTGGTAAAGTCGCCAATCTGGAACAGGCGGTTCAGCAGGCACAACTTACAGGCTCCTTGGGGATTGCCCATACTCGCTGGGCCACTCATGGTAAGCCAACAGA
This portion of the Acinetobacter sp. GSS19 genome encodes:
- the ribBA gene encoding bifunctional 3,4-dihydroxy-2-butanone-4-phosphate synthase/GTP cyclohydrolase II — encoded protein: MSLNTVEELVADIRAGKMVILMDDEDRENEGDLVIAATHVRPEDINFMITHARGLVCLTLSKERCQQLNLPLMVDQNGAQHGTNFTLSIEAADGITTGISAAERAHTIRTAVAAHAKPADIVQPGHIFPLMAQPGGVLHRAGHTEAGCDLSRLAGLEPASVICEIIKEDGSMARRPDLEIFAEKHGLKIGTIADLIHYRMTNEQTVEHLDSQSIDTEYGTFQLHRYRELGNPDIHIALVKGDPSQGTTTVRVHGFNPTRDLLKLNKADGQPAWNLDRALSTIAQSERGVLVWIGQNQLPDLGPALEALTKPKHVKSNAALSQQYQTIGVGAQILRDLGVEKMRLLSSPLRFNALSGFNLEVVEYVTPEQTI
- the ribH gene encoding 6,7-dimethyl-8-ribityllumazine synthase — protein: MAIRRIEGLLHLASEGRYAILVGRFNSFVVEHLLDGAIDTLKRHGVAEENITVIHAPGAWELPVVAKKLAASNGFDAIIALGAVIRGSTPHFDFVAGECAKGLGVVGLDTGLPVINGVLTTDSIEQAIERSGTKAGNKGSEAALTAIEMVNLLKAI
- the nusB gene encoding transcription antitermination factor NusB, whose translation is MSQTLQATYAAKRKARRFAVQGIYEWQMSHNPVHEIEARTRVENAMHKVDLGYYHELLTQVVADHAALDALLIPVLDRELSALDGVELATLRLGAYELRNHLEIPYRVVLDEAIELAKHFGGADSHKYINGVLDRLANSLRAAEKQQTAK
- the thiL gene encoding thiamine-phosphate kinase; translation: MAEFSVIDQYFHRPASTSVDLGVGDDSAVLTPPVGQQLVICTDTLVAGRHFPLDTAAHAIGWKSVAVNLSDLAAMGATPHSILLALSLPTVNHDWLAGFSQGLFDCCNQFGVSLIGGDTTQSPQLTISVTALGWVEHGKAVTRSGAQVGDYVVVSGQIGDAAFGLQHLAHPLRNRLDYPTPRCQLGQQLKGLASSMIDISDGLAQDLGHILTASGVGARLELSQLPRNPAFSELALEQQYQYILAGGDDYELCFTISAQNYQKLVQQELNVMTTIIGTITQESGLTFTQDGKDHQLHYQGYQHFA
- a CDS encoding phosphatidylglycerophosphatase A family protein, which codes for MAKIISCIIKGINTLPKSPIAFQHMSWLNRCIVFCGVGFGSGLVPKAPGTFGSAFALLFIPGWLAVGFIPSLIIMLLMSVIGIYICGQTAKVMGVHDDGRIVWDEFAGQSISFLPLIYLGQINFWWLIAGFALFRLFDIWKPWPIWMIDRQVAGGLGIMLDDIIAGIWAALCIGVLLYLYFSMA
- the glmU gene encoding bifunctional UDP-N-acetylglucosamine diphosphorylase/glucosamine-1-phosphate N-acetyltransferase GlmU, with amino-acid sequence MSTTVIILAAGKGTRMRSHLPKVLQPLAGRPLLGHVIATAKQLQADNIITIYGHGGEQVQQAFAGEQILWVEQAEQLGTGHAVQMTLPVLPQDGISLILYGDVPLVREQTLQQLIEASQQTGIGMITLDVANPTGYGRIVRKHGKIQAIVEHKDATTEQRQIKEINTGIYCVSNAHLHQWLPQLSNNNAQGEYYLTDIVAMAVADGLEIASIQPELAFEVEGVNDRVQLAALEREFQQQQALDLMRQGVHLMDPARFDLRGTLRVGKDVRIDINVIIEGDCELGDFVEIGPGCILKNTKIAAHSKVQAYSVFENAVVGSEAQIGPFARLRPGAQLADEVHIGNFVEVKNTKIGHGSKANHFTYLGDAEVGSGSNIGAGTITCNYDGANKHKTIIGDAAFIGSNSSLVAPVKIGHGATVGAGSVITRDVEDHSLAFERSAQQSKANYQRPQKTKK